In Anopheles gambiae chromosome 2, idAnoGambNW_F1_1, whole genome shotgun sequence, a single window of DNA contains:
- the LOC1274882 gene encoding cell division control protein 6 homolog, with protein MHRRTRLSLRSSSINDKENEHEQAQLTASPRKRRSKVPDNSVKDAELPEEDGASSPKKVARKAGRPRVLPPAEEDVEELEDAAHGTGASDLVGKLPEREKEYDELVGFVEGVLSSDGSGSLYISGPPGTGKTATLQRILNHPSFAKKLKPVYINCTSIKSVGSIYKKISEELGLKVGGTTEKQYQGAIEAHLERKHKTIMLVLDEIDQLSSSKQTILYSIFEWPARPTARLILIGIANALDLTDRLLARLQARCELKPQLIQFLPYTKQQIVAILKASLDESNSLSRFPEAALGLLAAKVASTSGDIRRALFIARRLVESAKKEDRKTGSSGAPTVVSMGQVMAVLKQVYGASQTLGNDLEEGFPLQQKILICSLMLMLKHGKNKDITVGKLYDVYKAICTKRNIQAVDQTEFISLCTLVETRGIVRLQGKKEPRMHRVCLQWDEQEVTSALNDKQLIASILSDVSCLGK; from the exons ATGCATCGCCGCACGCGCCTAAGTTTACGTTCCTCTTCAATCAACGACAAGGAAAACGAACACGAACAAGCGCAACTAACAGCTTCGCCCAGAAAGCGTCGCTCGAAAGTGCCGGACAATAGTGTGAAGGATGCCGAACTGCCGGAAGAAGACGGCGCTAGTTCACCGAAAAAAGTGGCCCGCAAAGCTGGTCGCCCTCGAGTACTACCACCGGCCGAGGAGGACGTGGAGGAGCTGGAAGATGCAGCACACGGTACAGGTGCGTCcgatttggtagggaaactgCCCGAACGGGAGAAAGAGTACGATGAGCTGGTTGGCTTCGTGGAGGGTGTGTTGAGTTCCGATGGGTCGGGAAGTTTGTACATCAG CGGTCCGCCGGGCacgggcaagacggccaccctGCAGCGGATACTGAATCATCCCTCGTTCGCGAAGAAGCTGAAACCCGTCTACATCAACTGCACCTCGATCAAGAGTGTGGGCAGCATCTACAAAAAGATCTCGGAAGAGCTGGGCCTGAAGGTGGGTGGCACCACGGAAAAGCAGTACCAGGGAGCGATCGAGGCGCACCTGGAGCGAAAGCACAAAACCATCATGCTGGTGCTGGACGAGATCGATCAGCTGTCGAGCAGCAAGCAAACGATCCTGTACAGCATCTTCGAATGGCCGGCCCGGCCGACCGCCCGGCTCATCCTGATCGGTATTGCCAACGCGCTCGATCTTACCGATCGGCTGCTCGCCCGGCTGCAGGCCCGCTGCGAGCTAAAGCCACAGCTGATACAGTTCCTACCGTACACGAAGCAACAGATCGTGGCCATACTGAAGGCTAGTCTGGACGAGTCCAACTCGCTGTCGCGCTTTCCCGAGGCGGCCCTGGGGCTGCTTGCCGCCAAGGTGGCCTCCACCTCGGGTGACATCCGGCGCGCCCTGTTCATAGCGCGGCGGCTGGTCGAGAGCGCGAAAAAGGAGGACCGCAAAACGGGCTCGTCGGGCGCGCCGACCGTGGTCAGCATGGGCCAGGTGATGGCGGTGCTGAAGCAGGTGTACGGTGCGTCCCAGACGCTCGGCAACGATCTCGAGGAGGGTTTCCCGCTGCAGCAGAAAATTCTCATCTGCtcgctgatgctgatgctgaagCACGGCAAGAACAAGGACATCACCGTCGGCAAGCTGTACGATGTGTACAAGGCGATCTGCACCAAGCGCAACATACAGGCCGTTGACCAGACGGAGTTCATCAGCCTGTGCACGCTGGTGGAGACGCGCGGCATTGTCCGGCTGCAGGGCAAGAAGGAGCCGAGGATGCACCGGGTCTGCCTGCAGTGGGACGAGCAGGAGGTCACCTCGGCCCTGAACGACAAGCAGCTGATTGCGAGCATCCTCAGTGATGTTTCCTGCTTGGGGAAGTAG
- the LOC1274883 gene encoding intraflagellar transport protein 46 homolog: protein MDLYDEMYEIKNGREIDDSPPPDLDVSGSLQFINQEDEDEDEEEEEDDDHEDHRSEERPLRKESFNESHPMSLLEEVPKAGRIGAESNPKRDNLRKHDSLTDSSASMSEDEKEPAKKLVEEKEFNPKLYDNIDAPSEVKDLFQYIPRYTPQRIAIDFKLKIFIPEFIPAVGDIDAFLKVCPPGPVSEKKSKKLNGHIQNLGLMILDEPCGDQSDSVLLQMKLRSIFTKPIETPSAIVRSARDIDRWITEIQSLRASQSIQSVNAQKQPVVNIDSLMSEWPEEMERTLDALGFPPAQLDCSLTNYVKIVCNIFDIPLPAGESQTDYIYALYNLFNLFLAIKQQNSL, encoded by the exons ATGGATTTGTATGACGAAATGTacgaaattaaaaatggccGCGAAATTGACGACAGTCCACCGCCGGATCTGGACGTTTCCGGTTCGCTGCAGTTCATCAACcaggaggacgaggacgaggacgaggaggaggaggaggatgacgaCCACGAGGACCATCGTTCGGAAGAAAGGCCACTGAGAAAG GAAAGCTTCAACGAAAGTCATCCAATGAGTTTGCTCGAGGAAGTACCGAAAGCGGGCCGTATCGGTGCAG AGTCGAACCCGAAACGAGACAACCTGCGTAAGCACGATTCCCTTACAGACAGCAGCGCCAGCATGTCGGAGGACGAGAAGGAACCGGCGAAGAAGCTGGTCGAGGAGAAGGAGTTCAACCCGAAGCTGTACGATAACATCGACGCACCGAGCGAGGTCAAGGATCTGTTCCAGTACATCCCGCGCTACACGCCCCAGCGGATCGCGATCGACTTCAAGCTGAAGATCTTCATCCCGGAGTTTATACCGGCGGTCGGTGATATCGATGCGTTTCTGAAGGTTTGCCCACCGGGCCCGGTGAGcgagaagaagagcaagaagctAAACGGTCACATCCAGAACCTTGGATTAATG ATCCTGGACGAGCCGTGCGGCGACCAGAGCGACAGCGTGCTGCTACAGATGAAGCTACGTTCGATCTTTACCAAACCGATCGAAACACCCTCGGCGATCGTGCGCAGTGCGCGCGATATCGATCGCTGGATCACGGAGATCCAGTCCCTGCGGGCCAGCCAATCGATCCAGAGCGTCAACGCGCAGAAGCAACCGGTCGTGAACATCGACAGCCTGATGTCGGAATGGCCGGAGGAGATGGAGCGGACGCTCGATGCGCTTGGGTTCCCGCCCGCCCAGCTGGACTGCAGCCTAACGAACTACGTGAAGATCGTGTGCAACATTTTCGACATTCCGCTGCCGGCCGGCGAAAGCCAGACGGACTACATCTACGCACTGTACAATCTGTTCAATCTGTTTCTGGCCATCAAGCAGCAAAACAGCCTCTAA
- the LOC1274884 gene encoding rubber oxygenase, producing MGASETSDVGPGNRPEASYLETLEQGANISVDYGDIELPEWYDDGKIKRAQDYFRRNFYAMFVGKLCGLLAIITVPSILRVLVHTNQSSEPRTAYRRYVATIMHTLEWYFEDFVPTSRAWKSISFVRKTHAGVSRQASSVRPGMIISQRDMAITQFGFIGYIIISHRKLGVQYDPKDMDAFVHMWRVIGHMMGIEERFNACTDRFETTEQRMSLIANEILQPALLHRTAEFVKMGKALIEGLWCFNPLVEFDSFLFLTMRLNNIPGYHYWADEATPGVKESESRLRPYEQFSRYARFILYCVCYIQSVLLNIALLRWYFNMQMVMSRFLITYFPFLAIYAYGVTDAYVRILK from the exons ATGGGCGCATCAGAAACCAGTGACGTAGGTCCAG GGAATCGCCCGGAAGCGAGTTATTTGGAGACACTCGAACAGGGTGCGAACATTTCGGTGGATTACGGCGACATCGAGCTTCCCGAGTGGTACGACGATGGGAAGATTAAAAG GGCACAAGATTACTTCAGGCGCAACTTTTACGCGATGTTCGTCGGTAAGCTGTGCGGACTGCTCGCCATCATTACGGTGCCGTCGATTTTGCGCGTGCTGGTCCACACAAACCAATCGTCCGAGCCGCGGACGGCCTACCGGCGCTACGTTGCCACCATCATGCATACGCTGGAATGGTACTTCGAGGATTTCGTTCCCACGTCTAG AGCCTGGAAATCGATATCGTTTGTGAGAAAAACTCACGCCGGTGTGAGCAGACAGGCATCGAGCGTTCGTCCGGGCATGATCATCTCCCAGCGAGACATGGCGATCACTCAGTTTGGCTTCATTGG CTACATCATTATTAGCCACCGCAAGCTTGGCGTCCAGTACGACCCGAAGGACATGGATGCGTTCGTGCACATGTGGCGCGTGATTGGCCACATGATGGGCATCGAAGAGAG ATTCAACGCTTGCACCGATCGGTTCGAAACCACCGAGCAGCGGATGTCGCTGATAGCGAACGAAATACTGCAACCTGCCCTGCTCCATCGCACGGCCGAATTTGTCAAAATGGGCAAAGCGCTCATCGAAGGTTTGTGGTGCTTCAATCCGTTAGTCGAGTTCGATAGCTTCCTGTTCCTGACGATGCGGCTTAACAACATACCGGGCTATCATTACTGGGCGGATGAGGCGACGCCGGGTGTGAAGGAATCGGAATCGCGTCTTCGGCCCTACGAACAGTTCAGCCGGTACGCCCGGTTTATCCTCTACTGTGTGTGCTACATCCAATCGGTTCTGCTAAACATTGCGCTGCTCCGGTGGTACTTTAACATGCAGATGGTAATGTCCCGGTTTCTGATCACCTACTTCCCGTTTCTGGCCATCTACGCGTATGGTGTGACGGATGCGTACGTACGCATCTTGAAGTAA
- the LOC5667184 gene encoding dynein light chain Tctex-type 5-B, whose protein sequence is MKSAKDGEKAKRPKKIGFVDPQGDTETLDTRKSYRKSSVLILSRLMGPPMTSSKIDRGLYDRTSMYVVPRFQNTFRMESKNPFRREVMQSMMGHFLHTYLDEYKYVAKRAKRLAENLSEELRNQFKLCQFERYRYVALVTVGDKKMQNFRCVARALWDPEKDDCISCTYEAPPFFVVASVWTVYYE, encoded by the exons aTGAAAAGCGCCAAG GATGGAGAAAAGGCGAAACGTCCTAAAAAAATCGGGTTTGTTGATCCACAAGGAGATACGGAGACCTTGGACACGCGAAAAAGCTAT CGAAAATCCTCCGTACTGATACTGTCCCGCCTGATGGGTCCGCCGATGACTTCCTCAAAGATCGACCGGGGCCTGTACGATCGGACCAGCATG TACGTAGTGCCACGGTTTCAAAACACGTTTCGGATGGAGTCGAAGAACCCGTTCCGGCGCGAGGTGATGCAGTCGATGATGGGTCACTTTTTGCACACCTACCTCGACGAGTACAAGTATGTGGCGAAGCGGGCCAAACGGTTGGCGGAAAATTTAAGCGAAGAGTTGCGCAATCAGTTCAAGCTGTGCCAGTTCGAACGGTACCGGTACGTGGCGCTCGTGACGGTGGGCGACAAGAAGATGCAAAACTTCCGGTGTGTTGCCCGCGCTCTATGGGATCCGGAGAAGGACGATTGCATCAGCTGTACGTACGAGGCGCCACCGTTCTTCGTCGTGGCCAGCGTTTGGACGGTGTATTATGAGTGA
- the LOC3289915 gene encoding uncharacterized protein LOC3289915, producing MEYSSFVRELRRESQSPYVNSSDSQYAREFEEQMQALVINYDIEEPCAEEQHSARYSFTSTPQPSGSGLRLARTKPTTTVSADEAARGAEEEVPKKKIAMNFDQCGPESSQGSFESSEGISMRYDSCNSIDDIPHLVSCDEFACDAPTIRGEKRKLGSPVPFEALQGEEDSMLEPAKYDLYPSASTPATTKLLTVPAKRTYDEANR from the exons ATGGAGTACTCCAGTTTCGTTCGCGAGCTGCGCAGGGAATCCCAGAGCCCGTACGTCAATTCCTCCGACTCGCAGTACGCCAGGGAGTTCGAGGAGCAGATGCAAGCGCTGGTTATTAACTACGACATTGAGGAACCGTGCGCTGAGGAGCAACATTCAGCGCGCTACTCTTTCACGAGCACGCCCCAGCCTTCCGGAAGTGGGCTGAGGCTGGCGCGTACGAAGCCAACCACCACTGTATCGGCTGACGAAGCGGCACGAGGGGCAGAAGAAGAGGtgccgaagaagaaaatagCTATGAATTTTGACCAGTGCGGTCCCGAATCGTCCCAGGGTTCGTTCGAGTCGAGCGAAGGTATTTCGATGCGGTACGATTCCTGCAACTCGATCGACGATATACCGCATCTGGTTTCGTGTGATGAATTTGCCTGTGATGCGCCCACGATTCGCGGAGAGAAACGGAAGCTCGGCAGTCCCGTTCCGTTCGAAGCACTGCAGGGAGAGGAAG ATTCGATGCTGGAACCGGCCAAATATGATCTGTACCCGAGCGCATCGACGCCTGCTACGACCAAACTGCTTACTGTTCCTGCGAAACGAACGTATGACGAGGCTAATAGGTAG